The proteins below come from a single Oncorhynchus tshawytscha isolate Ot180627B linkage group LG22, Otsh_v2.0, whole genome shotgun sequence genomic window:
- the LOC112221343 gene encoding proline-rich extensin-like protein EPR1, with protein sequence MPTSSQPTCSQQPCSQPTCSQPTLLPATLLPATLLPAHVLPATLLPVPLLPVPLLRAPSPPAPSPLLPVHLLPATLLPANLVPATLLPAHQLPAHQPPCSQPPCSQPTSSQSTSSQSTLLPATQLPVHPDPSHPAPSPPAPSPPTPSPPGPSPQLPAPAHLVPAPWPRAPKSTCSQPPGPSPLRPPGPSHPAPSPQLPAHLVPATLFPAHLVPDTLLPAHQLPVHQIPVHLLPATLLPVHLVPGTLLPVHLLPSPPGPSHPAPSPPCSQPTWSQSPCSQPPVHLLPATQLPVHLLPATLLPVPLLPATLLPVHLLPATLLPATLLPVHLLPATVLPVHLLPATQLPATLLPVPLLPVHLLPVHLLPVPQLPAHLVPATLLPAPSSRPTWSQPPCSQPTSSQSTSSQSTCSQPPCSQSPAPSTPAPSPLAPSTPAPSTPAPSPPAPSHPAPSPPAPSHPAPSHPAPSPPAPSPPAPSPQSTCSQPPGPSPRAPTPQLPATLLPAPWSQPPVHLAPAPSPLVPEPPGTSLETKPCTR encoded by the coding sequence ATGCCCACCAGCTCCCAGCCCACCTGCTCCCAGCAACCCTGCTCCCAGCCAACCTGCTCCCAGCCCACCCTGCTCCCAGCCACCCTGCTCCCAGCAACCCTGCTCCCAGCCCACGTGCTCCCAGCCACCCTGCTCCCTGTCCCCCTGCTCCCAGTCCCCCTGCTCAGAGCCCCCAGTCCACCTGCTCCCAGCCCCCTGCTCCCAGTCCACCTGCTCCCAGCCACCCTGCTCCCAGCCAACCTGGTCCCAGCCACCCTGCTCCCAGCCCACCAGCTCCCGGCCCACCAGCCACCCTGCTCCCAGCCACCCTGCTCCCAGCCCACCAGCTCCCAGTCCACCAGCTCCCAGTCCACCCTGCTCCCAGCCACCCAGCTCCCAGTCCACCCTGATCCCAGCCACCCAGCTCCCAGTCCACCTGCTCCCAGCCCTCCAACTCCCAGCCCACCTGGTCCCAGCCCCCAGCTCCCAGCCCCAGCTCACCTGGTCCCAGCCCCCTGGCCCAGAGCCCCCAAGTCCACCTGCTCCCAGCCCCCTGGTCCCAGCCCCCTGCGCCCACCTGGTCCCAGCCACCCTGCTCCCAGCCCCCAGCTCCCAGCCCACCTGGTCCCAGCCACCCTGTTCCCAGCCCACCTGGTCCCAGACACCCTGCTCCCAGCCCACCAGCTCCCAGTCCACCAGATCCCAGTCCACCTGCTCCCAGCCACCCtgctcccagtccacctggtcccAGGCACCCTGCTCCCAGTCCACCTGCTTCCCAGCCCACCTGGTCCCAGCCACCCTGCTCCCAGCCCACCCTGCTCCCAGCCCACCTGGTCCCAGTCCCCCTGCTCCCAGCCCCCAGTCCACCTGCTCCCAGCCACCCAGCTCCCAGTCCACCTGCTCCCAGCCACCCTGCTCCCAGTCCCCCTGCTCCCAGCCACCCTGCTCCCAGTCCACCTGCTCCCAGCCACCCTGCTCCCAGCCACCCTGCTCCCAGTCCACCTGCTCCCAGCCACCGTGCTCCCAGTCCACCTGCTCCCAGCCACCCAGCTCCCAGCCACCCTGCTCCCAGTCCCCCTGCTCCCAGTCCACCTGCTCCCAGTCCACCTGCTCCCAGTCCCCCAGCTCCCAGCCCACCTGGTCCCAGCCACCCTGCTCCCAGCCCCCAGCTCCCGGCCCACCTGGTCCCAGCCACCCTGCTCCCAGCCCACCAGCTCCCAGTCCACCAGCTCCCAGTCCACCTGCTCCCAGCCACCCTGCTCCCAGTCCCCTGCTCCCAGTACCCCTGCTCCCAGTCCCCTTGCTCCCAGTACCCCTGCTCCCAGTACCCCTGCTCCCAGTCCACCTGCTCCCAGCCACCCTGCTCCCAGTCCCCCTGCTCCCAGCCATCCTGCTCCCAGCCACCCTGCTCCCAGTCCACCTGCTCCCAGTCCACCTGCTCCCAGCCCCCAGTCCACCTGCTCCCAGCCCCCAGGTCCCAGCCCACGTGCTCCCACCCCCCAGCTCCCAGCCACCCTGCTCCCAGCCCCCTGGTCCCagcccccagtccacctggccccaGCTCCCAGCCCCCTGGTCCCAGAGCCCCCTGGAACCAGCCTTGAAACCAAACCATGCACCAGATAA